Part of the Coregonus clupeaformis isolate EN_2021a chromosome 31, ASM2061545v1, whole genome shotgun sequence genome, ACTAAaaagttatttcagaatatttaggcaagttaACTGGCTTACtccttgatcctgctttgtagtacacCCCTCAGGTCTCTGTCTGGGGTTTGTTATAGGGTTAGTTGTATGGAGGTGTATGGGTGATGAGGGGTCTTACCCAGTATATGAGCGACAGCCTCCACCAGGTCTCTCTGTCCTGTTCCTTCGCTCTTCACCACGCTCCTCTCTGCCAGCACGAAGCTTGACATCACCGGACGCCGCTCGCACAGGAAGCGGTCCAGCACCTCCAGACAGGAAGTGATGCGCTGCGGGAGAGTCCCGCCCACCACCACGTCGTTACCGCCCATGGTCTCCAGGACAACGCCCACATCGCCGATGGCGCCCCACTGGACAGCCAATCCGGGCAGGCCATCGTGGCGTCGCTGCTCGCACACGCGCTCCATGGCGGAATTGGCGTAACCGTAGTTACTCTGGCCGGCGTTGCCTCGGCCGCAGCTCACAGAGGAGAAGGCTACGAAGTAGCTAAGATCTGGACACAGCTTTCTGGTCACcctgagaaagagggagagagaaaggaaaaccATTGACTAACTCACACTGCTTTTGGATTTTCTGTTCCTCTGAACATTGGTTATTGACAGATCCTTATATGGAAAGACTGGTAAATCTCAGCAGAACTACAGAAGCACCAGGAGGAGTGATCTCTAGGCTAACTGCCAcgcctgtgtgtgttgtcttacTTGTCCAGGTGGAGGGTGCCGTTGTATTTGGGTTTGTTGACATCCAGGAACAGCTGAGGAGTCAGATTCTCCAGCATGCCATCCTTCAACACCTGGTACAAACacagacaggagaaagagacaggttAAGATGGGTGAGACAGGGACTGGTGAGAGAGACAGGTTAGAGAGGCACAagttagagagagcgagagagacaggtgagacagagacaagtgagagagagggagaggtaggtgagagagagagggagaggcaggtgagagagagagggagaggcaggtgagagagagagggagaggcaggtgagagagagagggagaggcaggtgagagagagagggagaggcaggtgagagagagcgagagaggcaggtgagagagagcgagagaggcaggtgagagagagagacaggtgagagagagagacaggtgagagagagagacaggtgagagagagagacaggtgagagggGGACAGTTGAAAACAAAAAGCTACAGTGTAcaggtaaggggggggggggtgttaccATGGCGAGGTGGAAGACTCCTCCCACAGGCCCCAGCCTGCAGGCCTCGTTGATGAGTCGCTCCGCCCCATCCTGGGTGCTGACATCACTGGTGGACACCAGCACCTGCACACCCATCCCCTGCCACTCACGCACGCGCTTCGCCTGGTAACCTAGCAATGTGACCCGACAATAACAAAAGTGACTGGACTgtcacaaacaacaagtgtgcagctAATGTAAGAACACAATGGCTTTGCTGGTGTGCTACAATCCAGCAAGTACAAGTAAAAGTTCTGAGTTCTTGTCGCTTACCGTTGCGGATGCCCGATCTGGAGGTGAGCACCAGTTTGCGGGCGCCTCTCTCCGTCAGCCAATGAGCGAGTTCCAAGCCGAAGCCGCCCAGTCCCCCGGTGATGATGTAAGAGTGGGAAGCGGGGCAGAAGGTACGGCAGATggcggggagggagaggggtgagccCACCGCCTGAGTACCACTACCCTTCTCCTCTGAAcgcacctagagagagagagagagacatttacatttgagtaatttagcagacaattaGAAGTTAAGTACCTTGCCTAGATTTGCCTAGATTTTTCAagtagtcggctcagggattcaaaccagcaagctttcagttactggcccaacgctcttaaccgctaggctacctgccaccacgTCAGACCCAACACACAGAGTGGATTGTAATAAACTGTCATGTATCAAGAGTATAATACGTGGTAATAACAGTgttataataatgtaataataatgtaataacaGGTCAATGTAATAAAAGGTCTGTATGTATAGTGTTAAAGAAAAAGGGAGAAAAGGTCGAGAAAATGTGATGGACCGGTCTAAAAGAAAGAGTTGAGGAGACAGTAAAAGCTGTGGTTTTGTGAGGGAGAAAAAGAAAGAGTGAATGAATAAGGAAGAGGGGGAGTTGTTGAGTAACTGACCTGTAGCAGGACTTTGCCGATGTGTTTTCCCTGGGCCATGTATCTGAAAGCATCCTCCACCTGGTCTCTCTCAAACACTGTAGTCCTCAGGGGTTTGACTACACCTCCCACAATGCCCTCCTTCAGCAGCTGGGACACCTCCTCCCACTCCCTGTTCCCCTCCTCAAACAGGGCGTCCAATAGGATCCCGTGGAAAGCCACGTTCTTCAGGAAGAGAGCCATACCTGAGGGAAACAGGGACTCATGTCAGACATTAGAACAGCTGCAGTGGCACAGTGAGTCGGGCACAAAATGGCTGCGATGGAGAGCAGTTGCAGTGCTGTGTACTGACCCAGAGGGGAGTTGTTGGACAGGTCGTATTTGCCGATCTCCAGGAAACGTCCATGTCGGGCCAGACAGCGAAGACTGGCCTGCAGCTTCTCCTCAGCCAGGGAGTTCAACACCATATCCACTCCTACAGACACAGGATGCACAAGAACAtgtttaattgagagagagagttgagtggtatcatgttgagTGTGTATAGTTGACGTGTTTCGTGTGTTTGAGTGAGGCAAGTTTGGATAGGAGCTGATATTTAAAGTTTGTGTGCGTCTGACCTTTTCCTTGTGTGTGTAGCAGGACGTGCTGTTCGAAGGTGGCGTCTCTAGAGTTGGCGAAGGACTCAGAGGTGAGCTGAGGGAAACGCTCCTGTAGGTAGGCACGCTTCTCTACTGAACCTGAGACAAAGAACACAAACACGGGTTACAGAGAGACATCTACAGCTAAATGCACTGACAATTCTGACATTAACAggtagagtgtgtgtttgtgtacctaCAGGACTCTGCTACTCACCAACAGTAGTGAAGACCCTACAGCGCTGGCTGAGTGCGATGGCGATGGCAGCCTGGCCGACGCCCCCTGACCCTGAGTGGATGAGAACACTCTCCCCTGGGCGGAGCCTGCCTCGGACCACCAGGGAATAGTAGGCTGTGGCGTAGACCACCGGCACCGACGCTGCCTGCTCCAGCGtcctagagagggagggaaataaCTTAAGTTACTTAAAACAATAACTAAGTCATAAGGCTAGACATCAACATAGGGGAATACTATAAAGCattatcaatgagttagccagctaacttacaGAAATATTTTGAAATAACTTTACATTTTTTTAGTAGGATAcgcttgaaatgggcatggtctaatCGACTCAACAACCAAACAGACATATCTAAGTTTAGCTTTAGTAATGAATCTGAAAATCTgtagttatttctggttgtttataaaagttagctggctaactcattgatcctggtttgtagtatacccctcagtgGACAGGTAGTCTGTTAGTCAAGACCCCAAAACATTGTCTCCCTACGAGGTCGTTTGTGgctctgggcccatattcacaaagtataggaatgctgatctaggataataataataataataataataataataataataagccattacagacgcttttatccaaagcgacttacagtcatgtgtgcatacatttttacgtatgggtggtcgcggggatcgaacccactaccctggcgttacaagcgccatgctctaccaattgagctacaggtcCCCCCCTTCTAAAACTGATCGTAGACCAGCACTCCTACTCAAATGCACTACATAATGTAGGGAACAGGATGTGATTTGGGGTAGTCGCAGTGTTTTACCAGCCATCTGGGACGTCCCAGAGGAAGCGTGTGTCCGCATCGACGCAGGTGGCCAGGCCTTTAGCAGGCAGCAGCCCCATCACACGCCGACCGCTGGGGTCACGACCCGAGAACTCCATACCCAGCATGCACTGCTGCAGGGCCAGGTCACCTACAGAGGGAAAGCAGGGGAataagattgtgtgtgtgtgtgtgtaaaagagagagagtgtgtgtgagagataggaagagtgtgtgtgtgttcattactGGTATAGCTTCGGAGGCAGTTTCCTAGAGGAGATGTCTGTATGCATTtgtgtgcgtctctgtgtgtgtgcgcgcgtgtgttcTTTACCTGGGATGGCGTCCGGTGGCAGTTTCCCGGTGGCCAGCATGATGTCTCTGAAGTTGAGGGAGCTGTAGTAGACGCGACACAGCTGCACGTGGGGGCTGCTCGCTACAAAATGGCGGAGGGGTGAGGCAATCCAACGCAGCGAGGAGAGGTCACCGCGGGTCAACACGTTAACGTACGCCTGCTCTGTCAACTCCTCACTCAGACCTgaggagagagcaagagcgagagaggtaTTAAGCTTTGTAGCATGATCAACAGAAGATTTGGAATCCATTATTGTCCAAGATCAAAGTCTTATCAGCCTAGGGCTAGTCTGTGACATTAGTGAAGCACTTTGTTTTCATTGCAATTATATCATCAAGCTCATATGCAATGACTGAGTGTTTGAAATTTCTCTCAAGGTATGTCATTGGGTGTAACTTTTGAGATCTTGCTAGAgcaagaacaagagagaggggagatagtggTGTGGTTTTCGTACCCTGAGAGATGAGCTGGTGTCTGAACACACCCCAGTGTCCATCACGAAACACGTTCATACACAGGTCTCCCTCCAGCACAGACCGCATGGAATTATGGGTAGGCTGCAGGGTGGGCGCCGCAGAAGACTCACACATGTTGGACACAAAtgcacacctggagagagagcgtaaagatgaggagagagaagtaCAGCATTAGTCTGTGATTCACTGCACTGTATGATTCACAGCCTATCCGAGAGCAAGATGGAGCTTTTACCTTTATAATATATATAACTCTGTACTTTTAAGACGTACATACTGCTAATACCAATCCAATCCTTTCAGATCAGTGTCTATGGGAAGAGGCAAGGTTTATTTTAAGACCAGGCTATAGTCTCACCGTATGCGGCTGCCCCCAGGCTCCTGGCGTAGACAGTTGACCATGCCCACCACCCCAGAGTGGCCCTGGGTAGCAGTCAGCCAGACCGGAGAGTCTGAGGGCTCAGCCAGCGTCTCCTGGGGGGGAGCGACATAGAGTTATAAAGGCTTATAAGCACTTAAGGAgttattaacacagagacacacagatgtTTCCCTCACCTTGAGTGTGTCCACCCACTGGTAGTCCATGCTGTCCACAGGCAAGAAGATGGGCAGTTTGCTGGGTAACCGACGGCGACACAGGAATAGGGCTGAGCCATAAAATGACTTCCTGACAGCCACCAAGTTGAGAGACGCATCAGAGAAGACTTTCTCCCAGTCAGCCTAGAGAAGAGAACAATTACAGGATTAGACATCATATAATAGGTAATCACTGAGAAAACTGTCACAAATGAGACTATATGTATGACCAGTTTATGtatcctcactcactcactaaatACTGACTGATGCTAATAGAGTAATGTGTGGTCCTGCTTTAATATCTGAAGGGTAGCTGGGGGCTATGGATTGATCAGGGTATCAGTTTTCGACTGCAGTGTAACTGACCTGGGAGAGCAGTCCCTGCTGGTTGTTCTGACTGTCCTTGTAGGTGAGGAAGGCCACCATCTCCCCCAGCGTCTCTCCCTTCAGCAGGGTGTGGAGCATCACAAAGCCCCCCTCCTTGGCCCCCGAGGCCAggttccccaccaccacctcagccccagcccccaggGGACCCCAGGTGTGGTTACACACCACCAGGTCGGCCCCACCGACCGCTCCCCCAGGCACAGGGCCCTGCTGGGGGTCCCACTGGGCTGAGGTGACCCCCAGCGCGTCCAGGGTGGTCTGGTGGGGGGTCAGGAGGTCGAGGGTCGTAGCCGTGGCGACGTAGTCAAGGCGGAGCATGGGCTGGATGTTAAGGAGGGGCACGGCACGGGAGAAGAGATGGCCGTCGCTGGAGAGGGCCTAAGGTGGGGCGAGACAGAGCAGGGGTTAGAGAGGAAGGCGAGTGAGAGAGCGCTCGTGACCACTGCTGTATCACGTCTTTGTTCTCACCTCCAGGACTTTGATCTTCCCGGGGGTAGTGTTCTCCAGGGCTGTGTCCAAACAGTGTCTGAGGGCTGGGCCGTCCAGTAAGCCACGTAGCAAGGGGTCCTGGAGGAGACAACCCCTCTCCTTCTCAACAGTCTGCTCCAGCTCTGACCGCAGGTTACCGTTCAGCTCCAGACCACACAGCAGGGACAGCAGCCGCAGCAAGCCAGGCTCAGCGGGCTCAGGGCTGGGGACAGCAGGGTCAGACACCCCCTCTAGACCAGGGATGGAGAGCTTGACGCCCTGAGGAGCCAGCTTCTTCTGCAGCTTGTGGATCAGACCTGGAGAGATGCATGAACCAAGGGTCAGACACAGAGGGTAATCAATTTAGTACTATGGCCTTTTTAGACTAACAAAATGTGAAGTATGATCTGCCTTTCTTCGACATCAGATTTGCAACTTTTCGGTTTACATTATGTTACGTTGTGTGtacgtattttttttttttatgtgttgaAAAATGTTAACTGTGATTTTAAACACTGAATCTGAAAGCAAAATGACTTTCCACTGTTTGGATGATAAAGGTAGCCAACTGAAACATGAACTCTAACCTTTGCAGTTCTTGAGCTGGTCTACCATCTTCTCATTGGCTGACAGGCATTCTGTCTCTAGGTAGGGCACAAACAAAAACTCCTCCAGGGTGGGCGGGCTCTGTTGCTGTTGGCGACGCGGTGCTACCGTGGCGTGGAGACCACAGATCTGAATTCCGCCCGCCATGATGTTGTCAAGGCAACGGTTGACGTGGACGTCCACGGCTAGGTGATGGAGAGAAGGTAGAAAAACAGTCAAAGAAAAACAATCGGCATCCTTAATattgtgtcaagtgtgtgtgtttgtggtgggcCTGTGTACATGTTTTATTTCAATACCTTTCTTTCCCTCTGCGTATTCAGTGACCCTCTCCTGGTGGATGGTGGGGTCGACACACACAGAGCGGATCCGCGTTGGCAGGCGAAGGCTGCGTCCTGATAGGCCAACCACGATCATCTGCAGCATGGTGTCCAGGAAGGTCACCCAGTTACCGTTCCACTGCAGCTTCCCACTGTCACCTACAgccagagacagggatagagcAGGGTCAGTGGGAAACCAGTCAACCAATGACTGAGCAAAATAACTTCTAGTCCAATCTACAACAAACTAGCCACCTTAGTTGCTAACCAGTAGTAAGTACACTATTTCATAAAGGAGGTTCACAAGGTCTTAACTttttctcagacacacacacacacacacctgcattgTTGGACTCCAGGATGCCCTGGAAGGTCTTGCCGTAGTCATAACCGCGGAGACGGAGCTCCTTGTAGATGTCATGGGCCATCAGGCGCAGTTTGGGGTCACCGTCGTCCCCGGCGACAGGCTTACCAATCTCAGAGCGGAATGAGTCCAGAGCAGCATCCTCCAGAATGCTCACCTTGCCTGCACAGACAGAGAAAAGCATGGGATAGGTGAGAGACTGTGTGGAGGACCAAGGAGAAAGCATGTATGTAGAGTTTATAGTGTGTATTACTAAGTCATAGGCCTTGAATGGGTGTATACACTAGTTGTTATTATGTAACAGATTGAATGAGTCTATATACACTAGCTATTACCATGTAACAGAGCatgtagaaaaaaaaatcctgcttTACATATTAAACATTTATCTTGGATGCTTATAGGGGAGTATAAAGTATACGTACCACTGACAGCCAGGTTGCCGTTCTCAGAGACCTCAAACCGACTGGTGGCGGGCATGAGACGCACCTCCAACTGGACTGAACCtgatagagagaagaggggaaggagtAAGAGAGacaagaaagggaaagagagagacaaagcacATTGAAGAAAGGTCAGAAATGAACCACAGCAAAAGATTTACAACCCAAACAGACAACCCATGATGTGACAAGATTGTGACTGACAACCCATGATCAAACTCTTCCCCTCCCTTCTTCGTCCGTCCCTCCCTCACCGGTCTTGGGTAAGATGGTGGCCCTGTGGATGGTGACATCCTCAAAGGTGACAGGGGTGGTTTCCATGACAACACCCAAGCTCCTCATCAGGGTCCTCCAGGCCAGCACCAGGTAACCCGTCGCCGGGTACAGGACACGCCCGTCGATGCAGTGGCCAATCATATAGTAGTCTGGAGACTCTGGGTTCATGTCTGGGGGGAGAGGAGATCAAATATGttattgtctctgtgtgtgtgtgtgtgtgtgtgtgtgtgtgtgtgtgtgtgtgtacaagttTGTGTGAATGTGTATTCTGTATTGGTGTATGTATGTCTCTCACCAATGTTATAAATGGTAGCTGAGGTGGACCCTCCAGAACCAGCAGGGAAGTCCTCAGCCTTGGGTACGTCCCAGGTCTGGGCGTGGTCCCACTGCACCAGGGGGGAGATCAGAGGGGTGCCCACGGGCACCGGGTACTCCACACGCGGGTACAGCTGCTTACTGTCCACATTGATCCTGGACACAAATGAGAGATGCTTGCTATTGAGACATCTGACCCAAATATAGCTTTTCTAGGACTCAAAACTAAACATTTTACATGCATGTTTAGCTTGTACTAGGGGCTAACAGAGTTGGCAAACGAATGGCAAAGCTAGGTCGGAAGGCCATCTTGCAGTATTGGGAAAATAATATGCACAACAACACCAGTTAAAGCTGTGTGTTTAAACTAAAGTAGGTTTTGAGAATAGAACAGCATCAGCTGCGTGTCATGTCAGTAGCAGGTACTGACCCGTTCATGTAGACCTTGCCAATGTGCGAGAGGAAGAACTCCAGGTTGTTGGCATGACCTCTCCTCATCAGGGGCAGGATGGAACACGTTGGCTTCAGGCTGCGCTTCAGGATCGCCtgcagagggagacagacagcaaggtttcaCACAGAGACTAATGAGGACAAGTACACTGCATTTTTGTCAGAGGTTGGTGTGTGTGAAAATTGTCACATTGtgacactgtgtgtttgtgtattcgCAGCAGTAGTGAATGAGTGGAGCCAtctcctcctgtgtgtgtgtgtttctagagCTTCTAAACTAACCTGCAGCAGAGCGTGTGGCGCTATCTCCACCACCACAGCGTTATCAGGCACCAGGCTCAGGCCCTCTTGGAAGAGGACAGGACTGACCAGGTTATTACAATGGTACTCTGCTGAGGAGTACAGAGCCAGCGTGCTGTCCCAGTCCTTCTGGGGGATAGATGTACTGATCCACCTGGCAGACCTCTGCTTAGGCTCCTTGATCACCTACAAagggggaggagagcgagaggagatgGGGATTTGGTATATTTGGCAGATGACCTGAAATTCAATTCACAGGCAGGTGGAAAGCAGTCTGTTTTTCTCTAGTGTATGAGGATTTTTCAATTCATGCACTTAGTTTCAATTGCCCTCGTGAAAAAATTGAAAAGTTTTTAAAGTGTTAGGTTTTGGACTGAGCCACACAGTCATAAACGTTGTCTTACCCTCTTGAGAGCGGCCAGCAGGGCGGGAGCGATGGAGGCCATGTAGTAAGAATGGAAGGCTACACCAGCACTACGAACCTCCTTGGCAAACACACCACTCTCCTTCAGCTCTGCTACAAACTTACTCACTGCCTCCTGCATACAGAAAAGAAGTGCACCGTGTCAGTTTCAGGCTCATGGTTTTTTACAGGATAAAATGTAGTTTACAGACAGAATTGGTCTCAATAGTATAGTATAAAAAGGGTCTTTAAAATAATGCATAAAGCTATTGATAGATACAATTGCAAGGATTTGGACCAAAATGTGTTACCGCAGGGCCAGAGATGGTGACGGTGTCTTCAGCGTTGTGACAGGCTGGAACCACACCCTGAGGACACTGAGCCTTACACTCTGCCCATGTCAGCCctgagaagggggggggggggtgagaggtTGAGAAATAAAGTGGATCACTGGGTACAAATCAAATAAAAGTGTATTGGTTGATACACAGATTTGCAATGTCatcgcaggtgcagcaaaatgcttgagtttctagctccaacagtgcagcaatacctagcaataaaaaataaaaaaaactatacACAGATAAtccagatatatatattttttttattatataggctgagccatgactagaatacagtatatacatataaagtgggtgaaacagtatataaacattattaaagtaaccagtGTTCAATGGCTGTatatacatagggcagcagtctctaaggtgcagtgtagagtaccgggtggtagccggcaattcaaaatcaacacacacacagacactctttTTTTGGTCCTTACCAACTGCAGCCATGCCCCCGGGGGGCAGGTTAGCCTCCTTGATGGACCTCCCTCTCCAGTAGGCTGCCAGGATAGCCTCACTGTGACTGAGGGATCCGTCTGCGTAGCCACAGGCCAGCTCTCCCACACTGTGTCCCACAATGCCGTCCGGCTGCAGACCCAGCTTCTGGAGCAGGTCAATCTGGGCGATctgagagggggacagacagacagcggttAGCTTTACGAGCATACTacaataatataaatataatatatgccTTTTAGcacacacttttatccaaagcgacttagtcacgcgtgcatacattttacgtatgggtggccccaggaatcaaacccacaatcctggcgttgctagcgccatgctctaccaactgagccatacaggaccatcttaataataataataataataataataagccatttagcagacgcttttatccaaagcgacttacagtcatgcatgcatatttTTAATGGTCATCTTCATGATTGCCTTCGATATGTCAGAGGCATTGTGTGCTCTTTGTCTGCGCAAACAATGGACAATACAGTCCTATTTCCATAGCCTTTTGGTTTCAGTGCCATTCCCCACCCACTCTTAGTTAAAATGGTGTCCCGCTCTCTGTAAAAATTGTGATTTGCCCTTAGTTAAGATGGCTGCTCCACTGTACCTGTATGGCAGCAAGGCCTACGAAGGCTTGGACGGTGTCCTCGAAGGTGCTCTCATCGGCCTCCATGagcagactggacacacacatcccCGTGTCCCTCAATGCCATGTCCGAACGCAAGATGGACTCCCTGAACTCTGGCAGCTGCATCAGACTGCGGCCCATCCCACCCCATTGGGTGCCCATACCTGAGAGATACACACAAGTGTTAACACACACCTTTCTCTTA contains:
- the fasn gene encoding fatty acid synthase isoform X1, translating into MDEIVVAGISGRLPESNNLEEFWENLFNGVDMVTEDDRRWKSGLYGLPKRNGKLKDISRFDAAFFGVHPKQAHTMDPQLRLMLEIAYEAIVDGGLNPTELRGSRTGVYIGVSGSEAGEAFSRDPEELLGYSMTGCQRAMFANRLSYFFDFNGPSTAIDTACSSSLLALENAFNAIRHGHCDAALVGGVNLLLKPNTSVQFMKLGMLSPEGTCKSFDSSGNGYCRSEAAVAVFLTRRSMAKRVYATVLNAGNNTDGYKEQGVTFPSGEMQQRLVRSLYQEVNITPDQVEYIEAHGTGTKVGDPQEVNGIVSVFCHSKRDPLLIGSTKSNMGHPEPASGLAALAKVVLSLERGVWAPNIHYNSPNTDIPALSDGRLRVVNEPIPVRGGIVGINSFGFGGSNVHVILRPPGFNVPKTFKAPPKTPSESSQVPRLLQACGRTEDAVSVLLRKGKEHSGDDNFLCLLNEVSGVPTAGMPYRGYALIGSKDDVTEVQKTEATPRPLWYICSGMGTQWGGMGRSLMQLPEFRESILRSDMALRDTGMCVSSLLMEADESTFEDTVQAFVGLAAIQIAQIDLLQKLGLQPDGIVGHSVGELACGYADGSLSHSEAILAAYWRGRSIKEANLPPGGMAAVGLTWAECKAQCPQGVVPACHNAEDTVTISGPAEAVSKFVAELKESGVFAKEVRSAGVAFHSYYMASIAPALLAALKRVIKEPKQRSARWISTSIPQKDWDSTLALYSSAEYHCNNLVSPVLFQEGLSLVPDNAVVVEIAPHALLQAILKRSLKPTCSILPLMRRGHANNLEFFLSHIGKVYMNGINVDSKQLYPRVEYPVPVGTPLISPLVQWDHAQTWDVPKAEDFPAGSGGSTSATIYNIDMNPESPDYYMIGHCIDGRVLYPATGYLVLAWRTLMRSLGVVMETTPVTFEDVTIHRATILPKTGSVQLEVRLMPATSRFEVSENGNLAVSGKVSILEDAALDSFRSEIGKPVAGDDGDPKLRLMAHDIYKELRLRGYDYGKTFQGILESNNAGDSGKLQWNGNWVTFLDTMLQMIVVGLSGRSLRLPTRIRSVCVDPTIHQERVTEYAEGKKAVDVHVNRCLDNIMAGGIQICGLHATVAPRRQQQQSPPTLEEFLFVPYLETECLSANEKMVDQLKNCKGLIHKLQKKLAPQGVKLSIPGLEGVSDPAVPSPEPAEPGLLRLLSLLCGLELNGNLRSELEQTVEKERGCLLQDPLLRGLLDGPALRHCLDTALENTTPGKIKVLEALSSDGHLFSRAVPLLNIQPMLRLDYVATATTLDLLTPHQTTLDALGVTSAQWDPQQGPVPGGAVGGADLVVCNHTWGPLGAGAEVVVGNLASGAKEGGFVMLHTLLKGETLGEMVAFLTYKDSQNNQQGLLSQADWEKVFSDASLNLVAVRKSFYGSALFLCRRRLPSKLPIFLPVDSMDYQWVDTLKETLAEPSDSPVWLTATQGHSGVVGMVNCLRQEPGGSRIRCAFVSNMCESSAAPTLQPTHNSMRSVLEGDLCMNVFRDGHWGVFRHQLISQGLSEELTEQAYVNVLTRGDLSSLRWIASPLRHFVASSPHVQLCRVYYSSLNFRDIMLATGKLPPDAIPGDLALQQCMLGMEFSGRDPSGRRVMGLLPAKGLATCVDADTRFLWDVPDGWTLEQAASVPVVYATAYYSLVVRGRLRPGESVLIHSGSGGVGQAAIAIALSQRCRVFTTVGSVEKRAYLQERFPQLTSESFANSRDATFEQHVLLHTQGKGVDMVLNSLAEEKLQASLRCLARHGRFLEIGKYDLSNNSPLGMALFLKNVAFHGILLDALFEEGNREWEEVSQLLKEGIVGGVVKPLRTTVFERDQVEDAFRYMAQGKHIGKVLLQVRSEEKGSGTQAVGSPLSLPAICRTFCPASHSYIITGGLGGFGLELAHWLTERGARKLVLTSRSGIRNGYQAKRVREWQGMGVQVLVSTSDVSTQDGAERLINEACRLGPVGGVFHLAMVLKDGMLENLTPQLFLDVNKPKYNGTLHLDKVTRKLCPDLSYFVAFSSVSCGRGNAGQSNYGYANSAMERVCEQRRHDGLPGLAVQWGAIGDVGVVLETMGGNDVVVGGTLPQRITSCLEVLDRFLCERRPVMSSFVLAERSVVKSEGTGQRDLVEAVAHILGVRDVSSLNADASLADLGLDSLMGVEVRQTLERDYDIVMAMREIRQLTINKLRELASQPAGMAESHQSPVKKGGVHSLLESDLSLMLVNPDGPTVSRLNEVQSAERPLFLVHPIEGSIAAFHTLTAKLSVPCYGLQCTKAAPLDSIQSLATYYVECIRQVQSEGPYRIAGYSFGACVAFEMCSQLQAQGRTVDYLFLFDGSHSYVAAYTQSYKSKLTPGKESEAETEALCAFIQQFTGIEYNKLLETLLPLPDLKARVNMAVDLITSSHKNVSKDSLRFAAATFYYKLKAADGYVPATKYHGNVTLLRAKASSDYGDNLGADYKLSEVCDGKVSVHVIEGDHRSFLEGEGVESISSIIHSSLAEPRISAREG